Sequence from the Syntrophales bacterium genome:
TCAACGACCCGAAGGACATCTCCATGGGGGACATCTTCCGCTACTTCAAGCACGCTTTCGGCCCCAAGCTGACCCGGAACGTCCTGGGCTGGGTCGGCGGGTTCGTCGGCAACGGCACCATGGAGTGGTCCAAGGCCATCGTTGAGAAGCTCAAGGGGTTCGGCGGCGAGATCCGCTACCAGTCCAAGGTCCTCGAGATCAAGGTGGACGGCGGCAAGGTAACCGGCGTCCGGGTCGAGACCCCCGCCGGGGAAGAGACGTTCCTGGCCGACACGGTGGTCAGCAACATCCCCGCCCAGCACACCTTCAAGGTCATCGACCGGAAGTACTTCCCCGAGGCCTGGTCGACGAAGGTCGAGTCCATGTACGGATACGGCAGCTACGCCCCCTACATGGGTCTCAACAAGCTCGTCATGCCCGAGGAAGAGGCGAAGATGGGCCTCAAGAACACCTGCATCCTTCCGAAATCGGAGGGCTTCGACTACGACGTGTACATCTGCTGGAACATCCAGTCCGCCGTGGATCCGTCCGTGGCGCCGGCCGGGAAATACCTGTACACGGCCTACCTGCCCCTGACGGAGAAGGAGTCCCGGAATCCGGAACTGGTGAAGAAGATCGTCGCACGGCTTCCGGAGTTCATGGAGGAGATCTACCCCGGCTTCAAAAAGAGCATCGACTGGAAGCTCGACCTGGTCTGCTGGAAGCTGGAAGGCGTCGCCAAGAGCATCAACCAGGCGGGGACCCAGAAGGTGCCCGTCCGGTCAGAGCACGTAAAGGGTCTCTTCTTCGCCGGCGATACCGCCAAGGGCTACGGCGTGGCCATGGACTGCGCCATCGCCTCGGGCGTGATCTGTGCGGGGGAGATTCTGGGCAAGGACTTCGGCATCCGTTGAGATTGGCCTTGAAAAAGGCCGGATGCTGCGTCGCGCGGCACCCTCGTCGTTGCGACGTACGAAGAAATGTACGTCAAAACAAAGCGTTGGGCGCGGGGGCTGCCACGGGGATTCCCGCTGTCGCGGACGCTTTTCCCGTGATGCGTCATCAACAACCAGAGAGGCTTGAGGGATGGGAAAAACGTCCTGATTGCTCCTCTGGGAACCCCCGGTCGCGCCCCCGCGAACGTCGGTCGGGGAGAGGGGGCTTCCCGGAGCGCGAAGATAGAAAAATAGGTCAGATTTATTTTTGCGCTGCAAAAAAAAGATCTGACCTATTTTCCGCCCGGTTGCGCACCCGCGCCGGAGACCATCCGTTAACAAAAGGCTGTCCATAAATATAGAACAGAAAGGATCCTCAAGAACCATGCAACCAAACGACGTTGTCATTGTCAGCGCGGTTCGGACGCCCTTCGGGCGGTTCGACGGCGTTCTGCGCTCTATTTTGAGCATCGACCTGGGGGTCAAGGTGCTCCAGGAAGTCGTCCGCCGGATCGGCCTCGACCCGGCGAAGGTGGACGAGGTGTATTACGGAACCTGCATTCCCGCGGAATACGCCATTTACACGAACGTACCGGCCCGGCAGATCACGCTCCTGGCCGGGTTTCCGGAGAGCAACATCTCCCTGACCATCGACCGGGCCTGCTGCTCCTCCATGACGGGGATGCGCCTGGGCTATCGGGCCAT
This genomic interval carries:
- a CDS encoding NAD(P)/FAD-dependent oxidoreductase, which gives rise to MTSAKKYDAIVIGAGVGGLSVATLLAKEGKKVLVLEQLDRPGGRALSIQGKEIADKGLDWYKKVLASQFTYIADSDPAIEKILADRMLDGYTLDIGYHAISANGAGYMLDFEDLIGGLPEVAKHGAMYGNYFKGTLYRDVAGTFVDPQLKKIGKEMKIPFLAFYYEAYGLPEEEIDRLEKVSFQQWAEEKGITKSDILFDHLHSVGTLFSTINDPKDISMGDIFRYFKHAFGPKLTRNVLGWVGGFVGNGTMEWSKAIVEKLKGFGGEIRYQSKVLEIKVDGGKVTGVRVETPAGEETFLADTVVSNIPAQHTFKVIDRKYFPEAWSTKVESMYGYGSYAPYMGLNKLVMPEEEAKMGLKNTCILPKSEGFDYDVYICWNIQSAVDPSVAPAGKYLYTAYLPLTEKESRNPELVKKIVARLPEFMEEIYPGFKKSIDWKLDLVCWKLEGVAKSINQAGTQKVPVRSEHVKGLFFAGDTAKGYGVAMDCAIASGVICAGEILGKDFGIR